A part of Ammospiza nelsoni isolate bAmmNel1 chromosome 9, bAmmNel1.pri, whole genome shotgun sequence genomic DNA contains:
- the ZNF281 gene encoding zinc finger protein 281: MKLGSGFLGGGKRAAAMEPTFPPGMVMFNHRLPPVTSFARAAAPPAAAQHPPQCVLPPAAAAASSTAAGEPPAPPPPQDVTFKKEPAGAFPSAPSSQRSPWGFLQSLVSIKQEKPSEQEEEQQSQHHHHYGGLFGGAAEERPPGLGSGEGTGQSVIQDLSLLHHLHQHPHRDLLLTGRGEGAPGSAGEPKHDAQVKKAKRPKPETQGIKAKRKPSASSKPPLVGDGEGAVASPNQKPHVCEHCSAAFRSSYHLRRHVLIHTGERPFQCSQCSMGFIQKYLLQRHEKIHSREKPFGCDQCSMKFIQKYHMERHKRTHSGEKPYKCDTCQQYFSRTDRLLKHRRTCGEAIGKAGAGMEPGSSNSMGSLAALSQGNTSSSRRKSKTKNTSTENKGSKCSSKIAESQVTSNVAMPSYAVDIPIVSSSGGLVGTGVEELQKKVPKLVLKKASRKQGDKNYLNFVSPLPDILGQKPLSGKQSGSLGLVANTGVESIGLLQSTGGKPGQISSNYDDAMQFSKKRRYLQTASSNSAFSLNVGHMTSQQSVIQSPGVSVMDNEAPLSLIDSTSLNNEIKSCHDKSGIPDEVLQSLLDQYSHKSEGQKEDPFSITEQRVDLHTSGEHSDMVQEENLSPNSQTVSNDKASMLQEYSKYLQQAFERTTNSTGFAFGPSFQFVSLSSTLHNHTLFPDKQIYTTSPLECGFSQSVTSVLPTALPKPPFGMLLGSQPGFYLSALEASHQQLTPSQELDDLIDPQKNLETSSNYQSTSQKLTGQKEQKNLESSTSFQIPSQELTSQIDPQKDIEPRATYQIENFAQAFGSQFKSGSRVPMTFITNSNGEVDHRVRTSVSDFSGYTNMMSDVSEPCSTRVKTPTSQSYR; encoded by the coding sequence ATGAAACTCGGCAGCGGCTTCCTCGGCGGCGGCAAGAGGGCGGCGGCCATGGAGCCGACGTTCCCCCCCGGCATGGTGATGTTCAACCACCGCCTGCCCCCGGTCACCAGCTTCGCCCGGGCGGCCGCGCCCCCCGCGGCGGCCCAGCACCCCCCGCAGTGCGTGTTACctccggccgccgccgccgcttccTCCACGGCGGCGGGCGAGCCCCCGGCGCCTCCGCCCCCGCAGGACGTGACTTTCAAGAAGGAGCCGGCGGGAGCTTTCCCCTCCGCGCCCTCCTCGCAGAGGAGCCCCTGGGGCTTCCTGCAGTCTCTGGTGAGCATCAAGCAAGAGAAGCCCAgcgagcaggaggaggagcagcagtcGCAGCACCATCACCACTACGGGGGGCTTTTCGGGGGAGCGGCCGAGGAGAGACCCCCGGGCCTGGGCAGCGGCGAAGGAACCGGCCAGAGCGTGATCCAGGACCTCAGCCTTCTTCACCACCTGCACCAGCATCCCCACCGAGACCTGCTGCTGACCGGCAGAGGCGAGGGCGCTCCAGGGAGCGCGGGTGAGCCAAAGCACGACGCCCAGGTCAAGAAGGCAAAGAGGCCAAAGCCAGAAACTCAGGGAATCAAAGCCAAGCGGAAGCCGAGCGCTTCATCCAAACCCCCCCTGGTGGGAGATGGGGAAGGTGCCGTCGCGTCCCCCAACCAGAAACCTCACGTCTGCGaacactgcagtgctgccttcAGGAGCTCCTATCACTTGCGCAGGCACGTGCTCATCCACACCGGGGAGAGGCCTTTCCAGTGCAGCCAGTGCAGCATGGGCTTCATCCAGAAGTACTTGCTGCAGAGACACGAGAAGATCCACAGTAGGGAGAAGCCTTTTGGGTGTGACCAGTGTAGTATGAAGTTCATCCAGAAGTACCACATGGAAAGACACAAGAGGACACATAGTGGAGAAAAGCCATACAAATGTGACACTTGTCAGCAGTATTTTTCAAGGACTGATAGACTGTTAAAGCACAGAAGAACATGTGGTGAAGCCATAGGTAAAGCAGGGGCCGGAATGGAGCCTGGATCATCAAATAGCATGGGTAGCTTGGctgcattgtctcagggaaatACAAGTTCCTCAAggagaaaaagtaaaacaaaaaatacgTCCACTGAAAACAAAGGAAGCAAGTGTAGCAGCAAAATCGCTGAATCTCAAGTTACAAGTAATGTGGCCATGCCAAGTTATGCAGTTGATATTCCAATTGTGTCTTCCAGTGGTGGTCTAGTTGGCACAGGTGTAGAAGAACTTCAGAAAAAGGTGCCAAAATTGGTGTTGAAAAAAGCGAGCAGAAAACAAGGAGACAAAAATTACCTTAATTTTGTATCACCACTGCCAGATATTTTGGGGCAAAAACCACTGTCTGGGAAACAGAGTGGCTCTCTAGGCCTAGTAGCCAATACCGGTGTAGAATCTATTGGCCTTCTCCAAAGTACAGGTGGTAAACCGGGTCAGATAAGTAGCAATTATGATGATGCCATGcagttttcaaagaaaagaagataCTTACAAACTGCAAGCAGTAACAGTGCCTTTTCACTTAATGTCGGACACATGACTTCCCAGCAGTCCGTCATCCAGTCTCCAGGTGTTAGCGTTATGGATAACGAAGCTCCTTTATCTCTTATTGATTCAACATctttaaataatgaaatcaaGTCTTGCCATGACAAGTCTGGTATTCCTGATGAAGTCTTACAGAGCCTTTTGGACCAGTACTCTCACAAATCAGAAGGCCAGAAAGAAGATCCTTTCAGTATAACTGAACAGCGTGTGGACTTGCACACCTCAGGAGAACATTCAGACATGGTTCAGGAAGAAAACTTGAGCCCTAACTCTCAAACAGTTTCAAACGATAAGGCAAGCATGTTGCAAGAATACTCAAAATACCTCCAACAAGCCTTTGAAAGAACAACCAACagcactggttttgcttttggaCCCAGTTTCCAGTTTGTTAGCTTGTCTTCAACTCTCCATAACCACACTCTGTTTCCAGACAAGCAGATATACACTACATCTCCCCTTGAGTGTGGCTTCAGCCAGTCCGTTACCTCAGTATTGCCAACTGCGTTGCCAAAACCTCCATTTGGGATGTTGCTTGGCTCTCAGCCAGGCTTTTACTTGTCTGCTTTGGAGGCTTCGCATCAACAGTTGACTCCTTCTCAAGAGCTGGATGATCTCATCGATCCACAGAAAAACTTGGAGACTTCGTCGAACTACCAGTCAACATCTCAGAAACTGACTGGccagaaggaacagaaaaactTAGAATCCTCAACGAGCTTTCAGATCCCGTCTCAGGAGTTAACCAGCCAGATAGATCCTCAGAAGGACATAGAGCCTAGAGCAACCTACCAGATCGAGAACTTTGCACAAGCGTTTGGTTCTCAGTTCAAGTCGGGCAGCAGGGTGCCAATGACTTTTATCACTAACTCTAATGGAGAAGTGGACCATAGAGTAAGGACTTCAGTGTCAGATTTCTCAGGGTATACAAATATGATGTCTGATGTAAGTGAGCCATGTAGTACACGagtaaaaaccccaaccagCCAGAGTTACAGGTAA